AACATGGTGATAGCTGCGGATGAACATAGCATCACTGTGAATGGATCAATCAGATTAGAAGAGTTGTCGAAAGATCTGGAGATTGAGCTTAATAATGAAGATTTTGATACATTGAACGGGCTTCTAATTTCCCTATTAGACCGAATTCCAGGAGATGGAGAACAAATTTCCTTAGATTATCAAGAATATCATTTTGATATACTGGAAACCAGTAATAATATGATTCAAAAGGTAAAAATCTCAAAATTACCTGAGGAAACTACCACAGAAGATGGTCAGGAAGCAGAAGAACCGGCATGATAATACTACAAAAGAGGTCCTTACTAATAGTCAAATGACTATTTCGTAAGGACCTCTCTTGTTATACAGCAGGGGAGCTGTATAACTATAGCGTATAATAGGGTGGGAGTAGAAAGTGTTTTATCACTGTCTATGTTCATAGTTTAAAGTGAAAATGTGTCGATAATGTGTTGATTTTATTAAATAAGAGTTAAATTAGAAAAGAAATTATAAAATTATTAGTATCAAGAGAACTAAAAGAGGGTGTTCAATGGTTTATACCTTGAACACCCTCTTTGATATTTATAATGTAGGGAGGAGGAAAATGAAAATTATTCATTTACTAGTTATTAGTATAAATGGTATATATGATAAAACTATGGATAGAATAAAGACTTTTTGTGAACAAATTGGTTCATTTTTATGTCAATTTACGTATATTGGTAGGAAACATACATACTTACTATATTTTATTCGCTTGCATATCAGTGTCTCATTGTGTAAAATGAAGATGCGGATTTTTGTAGGTTATTTGTACTATATGAAGATTGTAAAGGATATTTATGGTGAAAATGACGTTAAATAATTTTAAAATAAGAACCAAGCTTCTGTTAATATATTTCTTCTGTGTCTTGATGCCCCTCATATTCACAGATGGAATCATACTTTATTCTATTCAGAGAAATGCCAGACAGGATCAGCTTACAGCATTAAAGGATGCAATGAAGCGTTTGGAGTATAATTTGGATGAAATAGTAAATGGAAGTATTCTGTTTACCCACAACTTGTATACCGATCAGCTTTTAAATGATTTTCTAAACCATCAGTATAGTAGTAGTCTTGACTATTACTATAATTATACAATGATGCAAAGAAATAACAGCCTAAGTTATAATTATAACTATGGCATACTTACGAAAATAGAGATTTTTGCAGACAATGATACGCTGTTAAGCGGAGGAAAAATATCCTCTTTAAATAAGGTGAAGAATTCACAGTGGTATCAGTCCTTTATGAAAAGTGGAGAGGATGTATTTCTCTATACCTATTATGATGAGATGAAGAAGAAAATCCCCGGCAGTGGCTCTAGTAGGACAATAAGTATTATTCGAAAACTAGATCATTTTGGATACAATGGTATTGAGAAGATTTTAAAGATTGATATTGATTATAATGTAATGCTGCAGGATGTTTTAAATGAAAAGATAGATGGGCAAATCTATGTTAGAAACAAAGATTATATTCTGTTCTCCAATCTTCCAAAGGATAATAGTGTGAAGGAATATATGAGTGCTCGCGTACTAGATGAGGTTAAGCCTACTATTTCCAGAACCTTTCAGATTGGACGTCAGGATTGGGAGATAGTGATAGTAACTAAGGAAAAACCATTCTGGAGCATTATTTTTGAGAATAAGGAAGTTATTATTCTTATATTACTGAATATTGCATTGCCTACATTATTGATATATCTGGTTGGAAAGTCAATAAGCAAGCGTTTATCCATGGTAGCTGCCTATATCGGAAAGGTGGAACAGGAGCAGTTTGAAGTGATATCCTGTCAAGAGGGCGATGATGAAATTGGCAAATTAATTCGCAATTATAATATGATGGTTCTAAGGATTAAAGACCTGATTGAAGTAGTATTTAAAGGTAATGCTGAAAAACAAGCATTGGAGCTTTCAAAAAAGCAGGCAGAGCTGAAAGCCATACAGAGTCAGGTGAATCCACATTTTCTATATAATACCTTAGAGACTATTCGTATGCGTAGTTTGATAAAAAACGAAGACGAAACAGCGGATATTATTGGAGAATTAGCTGTGCTGTTCCGTAAAAGTATGAATTGGGGATCTGATTTTGTTACGCTCAATGAGGAAATGAGCTTTATAGAGAAATATATTAAAATTCAAAAATACCGGTTTGGTGATAAAATCAAATACTATCACTATGTCATGGAAGAATGTAAGAATTATTATATACCCAAATTATCAATCGCTACATTTGTTGAAAATGCTTGTATCCATGGAATTGAGGCTATGTCCACTGAGGGTGTAATCTCTATAACGATTACTCAGAATTCAGAATTTCTTAATATTGAAATATCTGATAACGGAAAAGGCTTTGAGGATCAGGAGTTAGAGCAATTAAGGTGGTCGTTTGAGCATGCGGATAATAAATTATTAAATGAAT
The nucleotide sequence above comes from Variimorphobacter saccharofermentans. Encoded proteins:
- a CDS encoding sensor histidine kinase; protein product: MVKMTLNNFKIRTKLLLIYFFCVLMPLIFTDGIILYSIQRNARQDQLTALKDAMKRLEYNLDEIVNGSILFTHNLYTDQLLNDFLNHQYSSSLDYYYNYTMMQRNNSLSYNYNYGILTKIEIFADNDTLLSGGKISSLNKVKNSQWYQSFMKSGEDVFLYTYYDEMKKKIPGSGSSRTISIIRKLDHFGYNGIEKILKIDIDYNVMLQDVLNEKIDGQIYVRNKDYILFSNLPKDNSVKEYMSARVLDEVKPTISRTFQIGRQDWEIVIVTKEKPFWSIIFENKEVIILILLNIALPTLLIYLVGKSISKRLSMVAAYIGKVEQEQFEVISCQEGDDEIGKLIRNYNMMVLRIKDLIEVVFKGNAEKQALELSKKQAELKAIQSQVNPHFLYNTLETIRMRSLIKNEDETADIIGELAVLFRKSMNWGSDFVTLNEEMSFIEKYIKIQKYRFGDKIKYYHYVMEECKNYYIPKLSIATFVENACIHGIEAMSTEGVISITITQNSEFLNIEISDNGKGFEDQELEQLRWSFEHADNKLLNESKSTGMLNAFLRLKMFCEGKLSFEVDSSIDNGTDITIQLPLQYVITNMDQKDGKEDITND